CAGGAGCAGCGCGCTCACGGCGTGCTTGTCCCACAGCGTATAGGCCGCGATGAGGCCGCCGGTAAGCAGCCCGTAGCGCACCGCCCAACGGGGCTTCTCGCTCGAACCCGAAAAAGCCCGGCCACCCCCCGCCATCACGAACACCCCGACCACCACCGCCAGCGCCCCCAGCAGGGCCAAAGGGGTGGGCCGTTCGGCGAAAAAAGCCATGGCCGCGATGGTCGAGAGCAGCGGCCCGGTGCCTCGGGCGAGGGGGTATACCAAGGACAGATCCCCGACCTGGTAGCCTTTTTGCAGGGTCAAAAAATAGGCCAGGTGCAAGAGGACACTTCCCCCCATGAACCCTATCTGCCCGGGGCCGAGGTGGGGTTGTTGCCACACCATAAAGCCGACGGCGAGGGGAGCCCAGAAAAGGGCGGAGAGGGCACAGAAGAGCCAGACGAACACAGCCCCGCCTCCCGAACGCTTGGCGAGGAGGTTCCAACCGGCGTGCAACCCCGCCGAGACCAGGATCAGCGCGAGGGCCAGGGCGGTCATGCCGGGATTATACCGCCGGGCCTTGCAGCGATTGGCCTTTGGCGTATAGCGTTTGGCCTATGTTCGACTCCCACCTGCACACCCCTCTTTGCCAGCACGCGGTCGGTACGCCCGCCGAGTACGTGGCAGCAGCGCGGAAAGCGGGCTTGCGAGGCATCGTGATCACCGACCACAGCCCCATGCCTCCTTGGTTCGATGCGGCATTCCGCATGCGCCTCGAGCAGTTGCCCATCTATCACGCCATGCTCGAGCAGGCCCGCGAGCAGGCGGGAGACTTCTACGTGGGGATCGGGCTCGAGGCCGACTATCATCCGGGCACCGAGGGCTTCGTGCGGCGGATGGTGGCGGGCTACCCCTACGACTACGTCATCGGCTCCGTGCACTACATCGGAGCCTGGCCCTTCGACAACCCGGCCTTCGCCGCCGAGTTCGACGAGCGCGAGTTGCGCGAGGTCTATCGCGAGTACTTCAGGCTGGTGGCCCAGGCCGCCCGTTCGGGGCTCTACCACAGCATCGGGCACCTCGACTTGCCCAAGAAGTTCGGGCATATCCCCGCCGAGGGCTACCTCGACTTGGCCGAGGAGGCTTTGCAGGTGATCGCAGGGGAGGGTCTGACGTTGGACGTGAACACGGCGGGCTGGCGCAAGAGGGTCGGGGAGCTTTATCCCAGCCCGGCCCTCCTCGAGCGGGCCCGGGAGCTGGGCATCCCCGTGGTGCTCGGTTCCGATGCCCATGCCCCTGGGGAGGTCGCTCACCGCTTCGCCGAGGCGGTGTCCGTGCTCAAACAGGCCGGTTACGCCCAGGCGCTGGTGTTTCGCTCGGGAAGGCCACAGCCGTACGGGCTGGGGTAGTATACGCACCAGAGGCCCAAAAACCGCGTTTTGCCTTTACGCTATAGCCATGAACCGCAAAGAGCTGGCCGGGATGCTCGAGTACGCCGCCGACTTGATGGAAGTCCTGGGTGAGGGTGAATTCCGGGCTCAGGCCTATCGCCGAGCCGCCCGCAACATCGAGCGGCTCGAGGCCGACCTCGAGGCCCTGGCCGCCCAAGGCTTCAAGGGGGTCCCCGGCGTGGGTCCGACGCTGGCTCCCCTGCTCACCGAGATCGTGCAGAGTGGAGAGTTCGCCTACATGGCCGAACTCGAGGCCCAGGTACCGCCGGGCGTGCTGGAGTTCTTCCGGGTGCAGGGGCTGGGTCCCAAGCGCATCCGGGCGCTGTGGGAGCATGGGGTGGACTCGCTCGAGGAGCTCATCCGCCACGGCGAGGCCGGACGGCTGCGGGAGATCCCCGGCTTCGGGGCTAAAACCGAGGCCAACCTGGTCCAGGCGGCGCGCTTTGCCATCGAGGGCCTGCGCCGCGTCTTGTGGGGCGAGGCGGCCGCAGCCGCCGAGCTGCTGCTGGCCGACTTCGCCGGTGCGGGCATCCAGGCCGAGGTGGCCGGGAGCTTCCGGCGGGGCCTCGAGACCATCGGCAACCTCGACTTCGTGGCCCTGGCCCGGCCCGAAGCCGTGCAGAATGCCCTCGGGCGCCATATTGAGCGCGTTGAGGGCTCGGTGCTGCACGGTCATCTGGGGGGCCTGCCCCTCAAAGTTTTCTGCGCCGCACAGCACGACTACGGCACCGTGCTTTTGCAGGCTACGGGCTCGAGGGCCTTCGTCGAGTCGCTGGGAGAGCTTCCGGCGGGCCAAAGCGAAGCCGAGGTCTTCGAGCGGCTGGGTCGCAGGCCGCTTTCCCCTTACTGGCGCGAGCCGGAGCACCTGGGCCTGGAGGAACCCGGTCAACCTTTGCGGCGCGAGGACTTGCGGGGCCTGATCCACTGTCACTCCACCTACTCCGATGGCACCGCCAGCCTGCGGGCCATGGCCGAGGCCGCCATCGCCGAGGGCTATGCTTACATGGTCATCTCCGACCACTCCCAATCGGCCTCCTACGCGGGGGGCTTGGAGCCGCAGCGCGTGAAGGCGCAGTGGGCCGAGATCGAAAAACTCAACGCCGAGCTGGCCCCCTTCCGCATCCTCAAGGGCATCGAGTCCGATATCCTCCCCGATGGCTCGCTGGATTACCCCGAAGAGATGCTGGCCGGCTTCGACGTGGTGATCGGCAGCCTGCACTCGGGGCTCAACCTACCCAAAGAAGAGCAAACCCAGCGCTTGCTGAGGGCGCTGGACAACCCCTACCTAAAGATTCTCGGGCACCCCACCGGGCGGCTGCTGTTGCGGCGCAGGGGGGCCGAGGCCGACTGGGAGCGGGTGCTCGAGCGCGCCGCCGAGCGCGGGGTGATCGTCGAGATCAACTGCAACTACTACCGCTGTGACCTCGACTGGCGGCTGGTGCTGAAGTGGCGCGACCGGCTGCGCTTTTCCCTGGGGACCGACGCCCATAGCGTGGAGGGTCTACCCACCATCGCCTATGGCTTGGTCCTCGCGGCCAAGGCCGGTCTGAGTGGAAAACAGCTGGTCAATGCTTGGGCGCCTGAGCGCTGGTGTCCAGCGAAAACGACCTAAGCAGCCCGACAAGATTTACGCACTGCTAGGAGAGCGTAGTTCACTGCGCTTGGCGTTTCACGCCGCAGCCCAATGCTCTGAAAGTCGCACTAAATCCCAATCCCCCTAATAGGGGGTGGTTCACAATACATCCACCCAGCTAGACTAAAACCATGAAACGGTCTCGAGGGTTGACCCTTATCGAGCTCTTGCTAGTTGCTGCGCTAATCGGAATAGTGCTTGGGATTACAGTGGTCTCGGGCCGCAGAATACTCGGCAACCAGCAGGCTAGCGCGAGCCTCAACTCCATACGGCAGATCGTTTGGCAAGGGGCTACCGCCGCAGCTAGCCGTGGCCAACGCCTCGATCTGGTGCTCAACGGTCAGCGTCTCCAGGTGCAGACTCAGGAATCCACCCCCAAGGTGATCCGTTTTGTGGATCTAACCAGCAGCCTGAGCGGACAACTTCCCAGCGGAACCTGGTTTAGTTTCACACCCCCTGGCAAGGTTATCTTTCCTTCCAGCTTCAGCCAACCCATCAACGTCACGGTCAACGGGCGTTCTTACGCCCTTAGGTTTTCGCTCATTGGAGAAGTGGATGTGCAGCAGGTGGGGTCGCGATGAACAGGCGGGGATTGACGCTCATCGAGGTTATAGTGGCTCTGGCCATTCTGAGTGTGGCCTTATCGGCTTTTACCCTTCTAATCCTTGGGAGTGTACGCCAAAACGTCGAATCGGGAGGGCGCACCCAGGCGGCTCAGTTGCTGAATTATCTCGGGCGACGCCTGGTAGGGGCCGACGACGCAGTAATGCCGGACAGCACGTCCACGTATAGAGAGTGGAACTATGGAACCCTCAGAACCAGCTTTCCTGAGTTGACCCGGGAGGGGCGCTTTGCTAACCCCGACCTGTATCGGGCAAGGATTGATAACGAAGGAACCCCTGCTTGGGCGGTGAGCGGCGGCCTGAACCTCGACAGCCTGCGGGCTTATCGCATTCAGGTGTGCTGGCGTGGCGCGCGGGGGGAGTCGTGCGTGGAAGCTCGAACCGTTGGGGCTGCTCCCGTGGCGGGCGGGGCAGCGGCACCTTTGCCTGGCATCAACTAGGAGAAAGGCATGCGCAAAGCTAGAGGCTTTACCCTAATCGAAGTCCTGATCGCGCTGGCCGTACTGATCACGGTGATGACGATTGCCTACAACGGCCTGATTCAGTCGTTGCGAACGCAGAGCGATCAGGAGGCTGTGACTAACTCTCAGGCAAAGCTGCGAAGGGTGATGGAGGTAATTACGCAGGACCTGCGCAGTGCGATCTTCGGTGGAATCATCAATCAGCCTTACACACCTACCGCTCAGGCTGTTTCCATCGGCCTAATCGACGGCGGAGCCGGGTACCCGGTCGTCAACAAGCAGGACTACTATGCCGATATTCTATCCCCCGCCACGACAGCATCTGCATTGGGGATCAACCCTGGCGATCAGCTACTGATGGTCAACGGGGCCCAGTCCATCGTGCTGCCCGTCTCCGGCGTAGCCCAGAACGGGCAGCCCAGCCAGTGGAGGCTTTCCCACGCTACTTGCCGCAATCCGCTAGCCTTTGCCCCTACCGGCACGCTGGTTTTCCGGATTCGAGCCATGGGAATTCGCTACGATCCTAGCCAGAATACCCTCTACACCCGCGAGGGCAGCACGGAGCAGCCCATGGCCTTTGGCATCACCAATTTCCGCATCGACTATATCTACTCGAGCTCCGGTGGCACCCTGAGGACATGGAATTTTTCCAGCGGTGCTTTCCCGGGTATGACGTTTACCGATGCGGGCACGACCTACGCCCTCCAGCGCTTGCAGGTAGTGATGGAGGCTCGGGAGAACTCGCGAGGGCGTGCCATCACCAGAACGTACACCGGCCAGGTAGAACTCCTCAACAACGGTACCTACGCCATGGGGACGGTGGTCTCATGCTCATGAGAAAGTCGCACGGCATCGCTCTGGTCGTCGCTCTCGTTTCGATCTTGGTCATCGGTGGGGTTTTGGCCCTGATGTTCAGCCGAATGATCGATGAGATGCGCCACAGCCGCGACGACACCGCGGTCGTTCAGACCTTGATGTTAGCACGCGGTGGGGCCAACGTGGCTGGGGCTTTGCTTACGGGGCCCGTAAGGGATCGTTTGCGGCAGGTGGTGAACGCGACCTCGAGTACCACCAACCGCTGGAGCTATGGGGGGAATGGCAGTGGAACCCAACCCGACCCCGCTACCGTAGCGAGCGATTTGGCAGTTGTCGCTGGGCAGCTTCAAACCCAGGTTGACAGCTTGGTGTGCGATCTTAATCCAGCGCCCGCAGGATCCGGGGCTACTGTGCGGGTGCGGGTGTACTTCACTAATACGGCCTGTGCGGGCTCCACTACTTACCCCAGCGGTGTGGGGTTGCCTACAGGAGTTAAACTGCCATCTGGCCGATTCGTGGATGGTTCTCCGAGGGGTGGCACCGGGGACAACAACCTTCAGCAGTACTCTCTGCCTTTTGTGATGGTTGCCGAAGCTACCCAGGGAACCTATCGGCGTAACGTTGTACTGCAAGGAGAGTATCGTTTTCCTATTGGGCGTAGCAGCTTTGCCCGCTATGCGCTGTTTACCAACGTCCATGCTTCCCGTGGCGGTGAAGACATTTGGTTCACGGATCGTACCCTCTTCGATGGCCCAGTACACACCAACCAGTACTTCCGCTTCTACCGCAACCCCTGGTTCGGAGGCGAGGTAACCAGTGCCGGCTGCACGTCTCCGGGGGTGTCGAGTTGCAGTGGGAGCATAACTCCTGGGGCAAGCTTCATGTCTGCCGATGGCAGAAGCCAAAATTTTATCGCTGAAAGCTCAATGTCCCCCAACGCCTCTGCCCCGACCTATAGGGGGACCCAACCGGCATTTACCGATGGTGTGAGCTGGAGGTCGAGCTTCGTAAAGCTACCGGACAACGACAATCGCCAACGTGAGGCTGCCAATGACCGGGGGCTGCTCTTCGCAAGCAACCTCTATTCCCTTGACCTATACGCGACCGACAGCAATGGTAACCTCCTGACCCGCAACGCCTCGGGGCAGTGGCAGCCTGCGGCCACCTACCAGTACATCAAGGCTTGCACCAGCTCAAGCTCGAGCAGTTGTACAGAGTATCGTTACACGGACGGTCCCAGCAAGGTTTTGTACCGCAAGAGCGGAAGCAGTTGGGTGGTGGTGCAGAACAACTTCAACGGGGTCATCTATGTCGAAGGAAGCATTGACCGGTTGCGGGGGCCCAGCCGAGTGCCTGCGAATAGCTCTAATCCCGACAATGCTCCTCCCGCGCTAGCTCACTTCGCGGAGATCACCATAGCAGCCAGGAACGACATCCGTATCACGCGCGACCTCAAGTACGAGAATCCGCCGTGCAGCTCGAGCCCCACTCGCAACCCGGATGGAAGCGTAACCCGCGCTACCTGTGACAACTTGGATGTCAACAACATCCTTGGGATTTATGCTCAGGGTACCTCCTCTGACCCGGGCGACATCTTGATCGGTGGAGGGGATGCCTCCAGCGGATTACTCGCTCCTGCGAATATTGCGATTCAGGGAGTCCTCATGAGCTCTAGGGGCATTGTTGGGGTCGAGAATTACAATAGCATTTCACCTGCTGGTGACGTAAACCTACTGGGAGGGATTATCGAGTACTACTACGGAGCTTTTGGCACCTTCAATTCCTCGACCGGAACGTTCTCTACCGGCTACGGACGCAAGTTCACCTACGACCAGCGAATGCTCAATGGTAAGGCGCCGCCCTATTTCCCCACCACCGAACTCGACGAGGTGGGTACGCCTCGAGTCATCAGCTTCGGGCAACGCGAGCAGGTCTACTGATTCACCTGCGCGAAGAGAACGCCCCGGCTCAGGAGCCGGGGCGTTGTCGCCTTAGCGGTTGGCGATATGGATAGCCTGCTTGTGCAGGTGCTCGGCGGCTTCCATGATCCCCTCGGAAAGGGTGGGGTGGGCGTGTACGGTGAGGGCCACGTCGGTGACGGTGGCGCCCATCTCTAAGGCCAGCGCCGCCTCGCCGATCATGTCGGAGGCGTTGGGGCCCAGGATGTGCACGCCCAGGAGCAGGTCGGTCTCGGCGTCGCCGACCAGCTTGATCAGGCCGTCGGTGGCCTCTAGGGTCATGGCGCGGCCCGAGGCGGAGAGGGGGAACTTGCCCACCTTGACCTTGTAGCCGGCCTTGGCGGCCTCCTCCTCGGTCAGGCCCACGGCGGCCCACTCGGGGGAGGTGTAGACCACGTTGGGGATGTGGTAGTCCATCACCGCGTTGCCCCCGGCGGCATTCTCGGCGGCCACCAGGCCCTCCTTCATGGCCTTGTGGGCCAAGAGGGGCGGGCGGGTCACGTCGCCGATGGCGTAGATGCCGGGCACGCCCGTCTCCATCCGCTCGTTGGTGGGGATGAAGCCGCGTTCGTCCACCCTGACGCCGATGGCCTCGAGCCCCAGCCCCTTGCCGCGCGGGCGGCGGCCGGTGGCCACCAGGATTTTATCCACCACGATCTCTTCCTGCGCCCCGCTCTTCACGTCCTCCAGCGTCACGTGCAGGCCGTCCTTCTTGCGCTCGACATTCACGCCTTTGGTGTGGGTCTTGATGGCGATGCCCTGCTTGGTGAGCACCTTGGCGAGGAGGCCCGCGGTCTCGGGGTCGGCGGCGGGCAGGATCTGGCCCATGAACTCGATCACCGTGACCTCGGCGCCCATGCGCTTGTAGACCTGGGCAAACTCGAGGCCGATCGCCCCGCCCCCGATGCACAGCAGGCGCTTGGGGAAGTTGTCCTCCACCCGCAGCGCGCCCGTAGAGTCGATGATCTCCTTCTGATCTACCTCGAAGCCGGGCAGGGTGTTGGGCTCGCTTCCGGTGGCGATGATGAAGGTTTTGCCCTCGATGCGCTCCCCGCCGACTTCGATGGTCTTGGGACCGACGAACTTGGCGAAGCCGGTCTTGAGCTCGACCTTGTTGCCCTTGAAAAGCTGCGAGACCCCGCCGGTGAGCCGCTTGACGATGCCGTCGCGCCAGCTTCCCAGCTTCTTGAGGTCCATCCTGGCGTCTTTGACCTCGAGCCCGAAGCTCGCGCCGTGCTTGACGCCTTCGAATTCCTCGGCCGCGTGCAGCAGGGCCTTGGTGGGGATGCACCCCACGTTGAGGCAGACTCCGCCCACGTACTCCGCCTCCACCGCCAGTACCTTCTTGCCCAGTTGCGCCGCCCGGATCGCTGCGTGGTAGCCGCCGGGGCCGGTGCCGATGACGATGACATCGTAGATGGTTGACATAGCGCTCCTATTATGAGCTAAACGCCAGACGCAAAACGCAAGACGCGGGGCTAATCCTGCTTGAGCGTGCTGATGAGGGCGTTGATCTTGGCGTTCAGCCTGCCTGCATGATCGTTCAAGGCTTCGTAGGCCGACGCTTCCAAGAAACCAAGCCTAACGGCAATCTGTAGTCCTGCGAGGGCTTCGAGAAGAGAACCTCGAGCGTTGTGAAGAAAGCGGCAGAAGTCCTTATCCGTGCCGCGCCCGCGGCCTTCAGCGATGTTCAGCGCGATCGAGGTGGCTGCCCGGCAGATCTGGTCACTCAGCCTGTACTGTTCGGTTTTAGGGAAAGCGGCTGTGACCCTGTAAATTTCGGCTGTCATGTCCAGAGCGAGCTGGTAGACCTCGAGGTTCTCGAAGCCAAAGCGGTTGTTGAAGTTGCCCATGTGTCGCGTTTTGCGTCTAGCGTTTTGCGTTTTGCTTTAGATGGCCTCCAGCAAGAGCAGATCAGGCCTCTGCAGCAGCCGGATGACCTCCTTACAGAACATCGCCGCCTCGGCCCCGTCCACCAGGCGGTGGTCGAAGGAAAGGGAGAGGTACATCATGTGCCGCACCCGGATCTCGTCGTCGATCACCACCGGGCGCTTCTGGATGGAGTGCACGCCCAGGATGGCCGCGTCGGGCACGTTGATGATGGGGAAGCTGAAGAGCGCGCCGATGGAGCCGATGTTGGTGACGGAGAAGCTCGAGCCCACCATGTCCTCGGGGGAGAGCTTGCCGGCCCTGGCCCTCTCGGCCAGCTCGCCCACCTCGGCGGCGAGCTCGAGCACGCTCTTGCGGTCGACGTCCTTGATGACCGGCACCACCAGCCCGGCGTCGGTGGCGACGGCCATGCCGATGTTGTAGTACTTCTTGAGGACGATCTCCTGGCGGGCCTCGTCCAGCGAGGAGTTGAGGCTGGGGAACTTCTTGAGCGCGCGGGCGATGGCCTTGAAGATGAAGGGCAGGTAGGAGAGCTTGACGCCCTGGCGCTCGGCCTCGGCCTTCAGGCGCACGCGCAGCTCGACGAGCTCGGTCAGGTCGGCCTCGTCCACGCTCAGGGTGCGCACGGTGTAGAGGTGCGAGGCCACCATCTGGTTGGCGATGGCCCGGCGCAAGCCGCGCAGGGGGAGGCGCTCCTCGAGGGCCTCGTAGCCCTTGGGCGACCTGTACTGCACGGGAGCGGGGAATCCCGCAGGGGCCGGGGCCTGCGCAGGTGCTGGGGTGGCGGGCTGGGGCGCGATGGGCGCGGGGCTCTCGAGCCTCGACCCGGCATAGCTCTTCACGTCCTCCACCCGCACCCTTCCATTGGGGCCGGAGCCGGGGATCTGAGAGATGTCCAGGCCGAGGTCCCTGGCCAGTTTCCGGGCGGCAGGCACCGCGATCACCCGGCCATAGGGGTTGGTGGCGGCCCGCGGTGGCTCGGCTACGGCAACCCCGCGCGGAGTGGCCTGGGTGAAGGGATTTTTCACCTGTTCTTGCTTTTTGTCTGGCTTGAATAGCGAAAGCTCCTCCCCCGAGTCTTCCACCGCGTTGCCCGGCTCCACGATGCTGCGCTCCTCTTGCGCCTGAAGTGAGGGCGGAGGGGCGGGCTTGTGGTCACGGATGGCCCCGGTCACCTCACCGGGCTCGGCGATGAGGGCGATGGGGGCGTGAACCTTGACGATATCCCCCTCCTTCACCAGCTTTTGCACCAGCACCCCTGCATAGGGGCTGGGTAACTCCACCGTGACCTTGTCAGTCATGACCTCGACGAAGGGCTGATCCTTTTTGAGCTCGTCGCCTTCGTTGACGAGCCACTTTAGGATTTCGCCCTCGACCACCGATTCGGCTAGCTCAGGCAAGACGATCTCTTTGGGCATACCTCTCCTTTGGTCTTCGTCGCTTCTGGGGTTTCCACCGCGGGCGGAACGAGGGGTCCGCCCGCTGATTTTCCCACATCCAAGACCCTGGGCGAAGGGGCTGGGGGGTTCAGCGGTCAGTAGTCCAACGCCCTTTTGGCCGCGTTCAGGATGCGGGTTACGGTGGGCATATAGAGCTTATCCTGGGCGTAAGGATACGGGGTGTCGAAGCCGGTTACGCGCAAGGGGGGGGCTTCTAGCTGGTCGAGCAACTCTTCTGCGATGGTCGCTGCGACTTCGCTGGCGATGCTTGCGGTGCGCGGAGCTTCCGAGATGACTAGCACCCTTCCGGTTTTGGCTACGGAGTTGAGCACAGCCTCTTTGTCCCAGGGCATCACCGTACGCAGATCGATCACCTCCGCGCTGATACCTACAGAAGCCAGCTCCTCAGCGGCTTTTTGGGTCTCGATCATGCTCCCGCCGTAGGAGATCAAACTTATGTCGCTGCCCTCGCGGCGGACGGCAGCCTTGCCGATGGGGATCAGGTACTCCTCGCTCGGCACCTCTTCCTTGAGGGCTCGGTACAGCCGCTTGGGCTCCATGAAGATCACCGGGTCGTCGTCGCGGATAGCGCTTTTCAAGAGGCCTTTGGTGTCGTAGGGGGTAGAGACCACGATGGTCTTGAGCCCGCCGGTGTGGGCGAAATGGGCCTCGGGGCTTTGCGAGTGGTGGTGCCCACCCCTGACCCCGCCTCCGCTGGGCATACGCACTACCATGGGGGCGGTGAACTGCCCGCCCGAGCGGTAGCGCAACTTGGCAGCCTGTGAGACGAGCTGGTCGAAGCCGGGGAACACGTAGTCGGCGAACTGAATCTCGGCCACCGGGCGCATCCCATGGGCGGCCATCCCCACCGCGGCCCCGATGATGGCTGCCTCGGAGAGGGGGGTGTCCATCACCCGGTCGGGGCCGTACTTCTGTTGTAAGCCTTCGGTGGCGAGGAAGACCCCGCCGCGCTTGCCCACGTCTTCGCCCAGCACCATTACCCGCGCGTCGCGGGCCATCTCTTCGTCGAGGGCTGCGTTGATGGCCTGGATCATCGTCAAGGTCGGCACATCGTACCTCCGTCGTACGTCTCAGGTCCTGGTACGCAAAAGATTCGTTAGAGCCCTACCGAAGCTCTTCCTGGACGAGCGCGCGTTGCTCGATCAGGTTCCAGGTCGGTTCGGCAAATACGTCGTCGAACATGGCCAGCGCGGGAACCTCTCCCATAGCCTCGGCTTCCTCGAGCGCGCGGTCGATCCGGGCCTTGAGGTCGGCGCGGAGCCGCTCCTCCCACTCCAGGTTCCATAGGCCCTGCTTCTCCAACAAGCGCCGGAAGCGCTCGATAGGGTCACGCTTCTTGGCCGCTTCCACCTCCTCCTTGGGGCGGTAGCGGAGATCGTCGTCGGCGGAGGAGTGCGGGCCGTAGCGGTAGACCTCGAGCTCTACTAACGCCGGCCCGTGCCCGCTTCGGGCCCGCTCGATCACTTCCCGCATCACAAAGTAGCTGGCCAGCGCGTCCATCCCGTCCACGCGATAGCCGGGGATGCCAAAGGCATGGGCTTTGTCGGCGATGCTGTGGGCGGCGGTCTGGTGGGAGAGGTCTACGCTGATGGCGTAGCGGTTGTTGAGGCACGCAAATACCGCTGGAGCCCCCTGTACAGCGGCAAAGTTGAGGCCCGCGTACCAGTCGCCCTCAGAGGTCGCCCCATCGCCGAAGGTGCAGACCGAGACCTGGCCGGTCCCCTTGAGCTTCATGCTGACTGCGGCCCCCGCCGCCGGGGGGATGTGGCTGGCGATGGCCGAGCAGACCGTGAAGATGTTGAGCGCCCTCGAGCCCGGGTGGGAAGGCATCTGGCGGCCCTTAGCCGGGTCGGCGGCGTTGCCCAGCATCTGCCCGAAGATCTCTTTGAACGGCATCCCCATCGCCACCATCAGCCCCATGTCGCGGTAATAGGGGAACAGCCAGTCGTGGCCGCGCTGCATGGCGTGGGCGATGCCCACGTGGGCGGCTTCGTGCCCGGCGTGGGGGGCGATGAAGCTGGTTTTACCGGTGCGGATGAGGATGACGAACTTCTCATCCAGCAGTCGCGCCGCCAGCATGTCCCGGTAGAGCCCGCGCAGGAAGTCGGGGGGAAGCTCCAAGGGGAAGTCCGCCACCCAGTTGCCTTGCTCGTCCATCAGGGCGATGGGGGCTGCGGAGAAGGGCTTGAACGTCCATGCATCTTTAATCATGCAGTCCTCCGTGGCTCGAGCGGGGTATCCGCCTCGAGGGGATTGCCTGGCCCTGGGTAAGGGCCGATCGTTTGCCGAAGCTGGGTAAGCTTCTAGCAAAACCGGGGGAAGGGCAGCATGGGCCGCCCGATGGGGCTTGGGATAGCGTAGGCCCGGTTCATGCTGCGGCTGCCTCCTTAAGGGTCAATTATACCCTGCCGTCGAAGGGCCGTATACTTTGCCGACGTATACTGCGAGGCGAAGGGCTATGCGGATCCGGGTGGCCGCGGTAGGTAAACCCAAGCTGGCCTATGCCAGGGCTGGAGTGGAAGAATATTCGCACCGCTTGAATAAAACCGGCAGATTCGAGCTGCTCCAGGTGCGGGAGGGAAAGCCGGGGGAGGAAAGCTCGAGGCTGCTCGAAGTTAGCCAGGGCTACCTGCGGGTAGTGCTGGACGAGCGCGGCGAACTGGTCGATACCCTCAGCCTGCACAAGAAGCTCTTGGACTGGGAGCTGCACGGCGAAAAGGGGGTGGCTTTCCTGATCGGCGGGGCGAATGGGCACACCGAGGAATTGCGTCGGAGGGCCGACTGGCTCTTAAGCCTATCCAGGTTCACCCTCCAGCACGAGCTGGCTTTAGTGGTGTTGCTCGAGCAGCTATATCGGGTCGAGACCTTGAAGCGCGGCGAGCCCTACCACCGTTAGGCGTCCCTCCAAAGTCTCTGCGTGCACGGGTAACTTGATTGGTGCCAACCGCACGTCAAACCTCGTACGCAAAACGCAAGGCGCGGGGAATCAAACCCATCGCTCCTCGAGCGCCTCGGCTGATCTTCGCCATAACGTCCCGCGCCTTAGGCCGTACGTCGAGCGCTGGGATCCGCCTCCGGAGAGTAGGGGTAGGCAAGCAGATGGAGCGCGTCCCCGTTGGGGTCGGTCAAGGTAAAGCCCTGCGAAGAAGCCATAAACTCGAGACCCAGGTGGTTTAGCCGGGTCTCAAGCTCATCCCGGCTTTCCCCGCTTTGCCAGGTGTAGCTGATCAAGCCTG
The genomic region above belongs to Meiothermus sp. Pnk-1 and contains:
- a CDS encoding DUF4900 domain-containing protein encodes the protein MLARGGANVAGALLTGPVRDRLRQVVNATSSTTNRWSYGGNGSGTQPDPATVASDLAVVAGQLQTQVDSLVCDLNPAPAGSGATVRVRVYFTNTACAGSTTYPSGVGLPTGVKLPSGRFVDGSPRGGTGDNNLQQYSLPFVMVAEATQGTYRRNVVLQGEYRFPIGRSSFARYALFTNVHASRGGEDIWFTDRTLFDGPVHTNQYFRFYRNPWFGGEVTSAGCTSPGVSSCSGSITPGASFMSADGRSQNFIAESSMSPNASAPTYRGTQPAFTDGVSWRSSFVKLPDNDNRQREAANDRGLLFASNLYSLDLYATDSNGNLLTRNASGQWQPAATYQYIKACTSSSSSSCTEYRYTDGPSKVLYRKSGSSWVVVQNNFNGVIYVEGSIDRLRGPSRVPANSSNPDNAPPALAHFAEITIAARNDIRITRDLKYENPPCSSSPTRNPDGSVTRATCDNLDVNNILGIYAQGTSSDPGDILIGGGDASSGLLAPANIAIQGVLMSSRGIVGVENYNSISPAGDVNLLGGIIEYYYGAFGTFNSSTGTFSTGYGRKFTYDQRMLNGKAPPYFPTTELDEVGTPRVISFGQREQVY
- the lpdA gene encoding dihydrolipoyl dehydrogenase, producing MSTIYDVIVIGTGPGGYHAAIRAAQLGKKVLAVEAEYVGGVCLNVGCIPTKALLHAAEEFEGVKHGASFGLEVKDARMDLKKLGSWRDGIVKRLTGGVSQLFKGNKVELKTGFAKFVGPKTIEVGGERIEGKTFIIATGSEPNTLPGFEVDQKEIIDSTGALRVEDNFPKRLLCIGGGAIGLEFAQVYKRMGAEVTVIEFMGQILPAADPETAGLLAKVLTKQGIAIKTHTKGVNVERKKDGLHVTLEDVKSGAQEEIVVDKILVATGRRPRGKGLGLEAIGVRVDERGFIPTNERMETGVPGIYAIGDVTRPPLLAHKAMKEGLVAAENAAGGNAVMDYHIPNVVYTSPEWAAVGLTEEEAAKAGYKVKVGKFPLSASGRAMTLEATDGLIKLVGDAETDLLLGVHILGPNASDMIGEAALALEMGATVTDVALTVHAHPTLSEGIMEAAEHLHKQAIHIANR
- a CDS encoding four helix bundle protein, yielding MGNFNNRFGFENLEVYQLALDMTAEIYRVTAAFPKTEQYRLSDQICRAATSIALNIAEGRGRGTDKDFCRFLHNARGSLLEALAGLQIAVRLGFLEASAYEALNDHAGRLNAKINALISTLKQD
- a CDS encoding dihydrolipoamide acetyltransferase family protein codes for the protein MPKEIVLPELAESVVEGEILKWLVNEGDELKKDQPFVEVMTDKVTVELPSPYAGVLVQKLVKEGDIVKVHAPIALIAEPGEVTGAIRDHKPAPPPSLQAQEERSIVEPGNAVEDSGEELSLFKPDKKQEQVKNPFTQATPRGVAVAEPPRAATNPYGRVIAVPAARKLARDLGLDISQIPGSGPNGRVRVEDVKSYAGSRLESPAPIAPQPATPAPAQAPAPAGFPAPVQYRSPKGYEALEERLPLRGLRRAIANQMVASHLYTVRTLSVDEADLTELVELRVRLKAEAERQGVKLSYLPFIFKAIARALKKFPSLNSSLDEARQEIVLKKYYNIGMAVATDAGLVVPVIKDVDRKSVLELAAEVGELAERARAGKLSPEDMVGSSFSVTNIGSIGALFSFPIINVPDAAILGVHSIQKRPVVIDDEIRVRHMMYLSLSFDHRLVDGAEAAMFCKEVIRLLQRPDLLLLEAI
- a CDS encoding alpha-ketoacid dehydrogenase subunit beta, with the protein product MIQAINAALDEEMARDARVMVLGEDVGKRGGVFLATEGLQQKYGPDRVMDTPLSEAAIIGAAVGMAAHGMRPVAEIQFADYVFPGFDQLVSQAAKLRYRSGGQFTAPMVVRMPSGGGVRGGHHHSQSPEAHFAHTGGLKTIVVSTPYDTKGLLKSAIRDDDPVIFMEPKRLYRALKEEVPSEEYLIPIGKAAVRREGSDISLISYGGSMIETQKAAEELASVGISAEVIDLRTVMPWDKEAVLNSVAKTGRVLVISEAPRTASIASEVAATIAEELLDQLEAPPLRVTGFDTPYPYAQDKLYMPTVTRILNAAKRALDY